GTCCGCAAAATCCAGCGGCGGCTGCCACCCCGGCTGATCGGGGGGAGACGGGGGGATCGGAAAGCCCGGTGTAGTCGTCGACATGGATGCGTGCAGCTCGAAAATGAACCTGTTCCGCCGGACCGCGGCGCGGCAGTCCTAGCAAGCCGGGGGCCGGGTCCCGGCTCACCCGGAACGGCCACCGTTGCAGTGCTTTCGGCCCCCTCCCGGTCGGAGTGCCCGTCCAGATCAACCGGAGCGATGTGGCGGATGCGCTACAATCGTTTCGAATTCGTCACGATTGCTGCCGGGCGCGGACGGGGCCGACGATGGGTGACCCGGACGTGCCGAATTTTCTCAAAAAGAGTCTTGCGGCGAGGGGCGGAGGAGCCGTTGCATGACGTACGGGATCTTTGTAGTTTCGACGACTCTGGCGGGCCACTCAACTTTCGCGACTCACCCTCCGAAACTCCTCCGTAGCGGCGGTGCAACACGTGGAGCGCCGTCAATGGGTTTCCCCGGCCAGATTGCTGGCTTTTTGCTGATCGGTCCATCTCCGTTCCGGGCGATCCCGGGATCGAAATCCCGGGATTTGCTCCCTCCTTTCCCCGTTCGAGGCAAACGGGGGCCGATTTCGTGGTGATCGGCGGAAGACTCTGTCTTGCGCCGTTGTCCGTCTTCCGGATCCGACTGCTGAAGAAAGCGATATGACTCTCTCGATCTCGTCCGCCCCGCGGGGGCGTGCCCATCCACCGGTCGTCGCGCGATCACGGGGAGAGTTGCGGAATCTGCTGCAGTCTTTCGACCCCGCGCTCGACCTGGAGAGCTTGAAAGGACGGACCGCTCTGGTTCTGCTCGCGGGTCTGCAGGCGGAGCACAACGTGGTGAAGCTGGCTCGCTTTGCGGGCCTCGAGACGGCGCTGGTCTCGCGCTGCGCCCGTCGCTTCTTCGACAACGGTGTCTGGTTCGGGGGCAAGACAATCTGCGCGTGGGGGGCAGACGGTAGAAATCTTCAATTTTTCTGGGCGGACGTAGCAGTGGGGGAGGGGAAGCTTTGCCGTCGTATGGATTCCGAAGCACGCCTGGAATGGGCACCGCAGGGGCAGTGGTGGAAGAGCTTCGAGCACACGCGTGGAGGTGAAACGGAGCTCGGAATCCTGTATCACGTTCCAGATCTGGAAGATCGGACCCCTCCGGCCGTGCTGGCACGCGGTGAGCAATCGCGGGGCGCCGCCGCGAGCAGCACCGACCTCTTTCCGGGGGCGGCGTGGCTGTGATCCGCGGCCTACACTGCTACCCTTGAGACATCGCGCCGGAGACCGACGTGCAAGCTGAACGCGCCCCCCTAGTGCTGGTTGTCGAGGACGAGGATACCCTTCGTGAGAGCTGCGTCAGCGTGCTCACGCATGAGGGCTACGACGTGGTGAGCTGCGCCCGCGGGGACGAGGCGCGCGACCTCCTGCAACGGGGCGTCTTCGACATCGTCCTCCTCGACCTGCACATACCGCACGTGAGCGGGCGTGACCTCCTCCGCCTCTGCCTGGAGATCCGGCCGGAAACGCTCGTGATCGTGATGACGGGCAACGCGAGCCTCGAGTCGAGTATGGAGGTGCTGAAGGCGGGGGCCTGGGACTATCTCGCCAAGCCTTTCACCGCCACGCACCTGCAGATCCTGCTCGGCCGCGCCTGGCACACGGTGCAGGCGGCTCGGCAGGCCCGAGCCGCGCGCGAGGCCGAGGGCCTCTCCGCGCCCGATACGACGGGTCAGTCCGACGGCATCGCGCTCCTGGGGAAGTCCCCCGCCTTTCAGCGGGTCATCAAGCTCGCTGAGCGGGTGGCCGCCACGGACGCGTCGGTCTTCATCACGGGCGAGAGCGGATCGGGCAAGGAGGTCATCGCCCAGTTCATCCACCAACGGAGCCGCCGCGCTCGCAAGCAGATGGTGGCGGTGAACTGCGCCGCTCTCCCCGAGACGCTGCTCGAGTCGGAGATGTTCGGGCACGTGAAGGGGGCCTTTACCGGCGCGGTGCGTGACAAGCCGGGGCTGCTCGAGACTGCGAACGGAGGGACCTTCTTCCTCGACGAGCTCACCGAGATGAGCCCGACCATCCAGGCGAAGCTCCTGCGCGTGATCCAGGATGGTCAGGTTCGTCGCGTGGGTGCCGAAATGGTCGAGGCTACGGTGGACGTTCGTTTCATTGCCGCCACCAACCGCAACCCGAAGCAGGCGGTGGAGGAGGGGGTGCTGCGCAAGGACCTCTTCTTCCGGCTGAGCGTGGTGCCGATCCGGGTTCCGCCCCTGCGCGAGCGGCGCGAGGACATCCCCCTGCTCGCAGAGCACTTCCTCGCGCTGTACTGGAAGCGGCACCGGGACAAGCGCTCCCCCGTGCCGACCCTCAGCAAGGAGGCGATCCGGTCGCTGCAGGATCGGCCGTGGAGTGGCAACGTGCGCGAGCTCCAGAATGTGATGGAGCACGCGGTGGTGCTGCTCGAGCCTGGCGCGGAGGTGCAGCCCGACGATCTTCCCTACCTGGACGACGACTTCGACGCCCTCAGCTCCGGCTACTCGGGAGAGGCGCTGAAGATCAGCGTGCCCATCGAGGCCGAGTACCACCAGGC
The sequence above is drawn from the Longimicrobiaceae bacterium genome and encodes:
- a CDS encoding sigma-54 dependent transcriptional regulator — encoded protein: MQAERAPLVLVVEDEDTLRESCVSVLTHEGYDVVSCARGDEARDLLQRGVFDIVLLDLHIPHVSGRDLLRLCLEIRPETLVIVMTGNASLESSMEVLKAGAWDYLAKPFTATHLQILLGRAWHTVQAARQARAAREAEGLSAPDTTGQSDGIALLGKSPAFQRVIKLAERVAATDASVFITGESGSGKEVIAQFIHQRSRRARKQMVAVNCAALPETLLESEMFGHVKGAFTGAVRDKPGLLETANGGTFFLDELTEMSPTIQAKLLRVIQDGQVRRVGAEMVEATVDVRFIAATNRNPKQAVEEGVLRKDLFFRLSVVPIRVPPLRERREDIPLLAEHFLALYWKRHRDKRSPVPTLSKEAIRSLQDRPWSGNVRELQNVMEHAVVLLEPGAEVQPDDLPYLDDDFDALSSGYSGEALKISVPIEAEYHQAREQVITEFELSYFNRLVDRANANMSEAARLAGVDRTTLYRLMEKHGLQRNTVIKAS